From a single Nakaseomyces glabratus chromosome H, complete sequence genomic region:
- the MRX10 gene encoding Mrx10p (CAGL0H01045g~Ortholog(s) have role in cellular response to biotic stimulus, cellular response to starvation and filamentous growth of a population of unicellular organisms in response to biotic stimulus, more), translating to MTNIDSYGVKTTKFTKGIANPTRYLRRSFVPRSKKVNAVDTESEDDKFESSILKTLVIKPCTTVTTGERYDLGKCLEILNINGFQPSNLIPGEIVSFNYRTNGIDGTIMILGQTGSVVCWGVDERTALIEIVPLISEAIVNKLEVEEYETEDMDYIEIESAEDLENLRSHSGIQSEPKINSRLIGDVILINSIEKSEGILDKAAFSSGLSRSTALAVLENAMERHISNTRIITEKISTGIKLKVKESDALKSIGRLFLIRGRLNLYSELIETPDLYWSEPELEIIFKDVSRYLDISPRINILNSKLDYSTDECRAILSLLNERNSSFLEWIIIYLITFEVIFELFHFYKSNQESTKRVEVD from the coding sequence ATGACGAATATAGACAGCTATGGAGTGAAGACTACAAAGTTTACTAAAGGTATTGCAAATCCAACCCGTTACTTAAGGAGAAGTTTTGTGCCTAGGAGTAAGAAGGTTAATGCTGTGGACACTGAATCTGAGGATGATAAGTTTGAGAGCTCGATATTGAAGACCTTAGTGATAAAGCCCTGTACAACTGTTACCACAGGTGAGAGGTATGACTTAGGAAAATGCTTAGAGATATTGAATATTAACGGGTTTCAGCCGTCCAACCTCATACCGGGAGAGATTGTGTCTTTTAATTATAGAACAAATGGTATTGATGGCACGATAATGATTTTGGGACAAACAGGATCAGTGGTATGTTGGGGTGTTGATGAAAGAACTGCACTTATAGAGATAGTGCCTTTGATATCTGAAGCTATTGTAAATAAACTGGAGGTTGAAGAATATGAAACAGAAGATATGGATTATATCGAAATTGAATCAGCTGAGGACTTGGAAAATCTTCGTTCACATTCTGGCATTCAATCTGAGCCGAAGATAAATAGTAGGTTGATTGGAGATGTAATCTTGATCAACTCAATTGAGAAGTCTGAGGGTATTTTGGATAAAGCTGCCTTTTCTAGCGGATTGTCTAGAAGTACTGCACTGGCAGTACTAGAAAATGCTATGGAGAGACACATATCAAACACTAGAATAATAACAGAGAAGATTTCTACGGGTATCAAACTTAAGGTAAAAGAGTCTGATGCTCTGAAGTCTATCGGTCgattatttttaataagAGGAAGATTGAATTTATATTCCGAATTAATTGAGACACCAGATTTATATTGGAGTGAGCCGGAGCTTGAAATTATATTCAAAGACGTCTCCCGTTATTTGGATATTAGTCCCCGTATCAATATTCTAAACAGCAAGCTTGACTATTCAACTGATGAATGTAGGGCTATCTTGTCCCTACTTAATGAGCGTAATAGCTCTTTCCTAGAGtggataataatatatctgATCACTTTTGAGGTCATATTtgaattatttcatttctaCAAGAGCAATCAAGAGAGCACGAAACGAGTAGAAGTTGATTGA